The following are encoded in a window of Ferribacterium limneticum genomic DNA:
- a CDS encoding propionate--CoA ligase: MATYKEFHQYSIEKPNEFWTEQAQLVDWKEPFTQVCDYSRPPFAKWFVGGKTNLCYNAVDRHAAKRPDANALIFVSTETDEEKVYSFAELQREIERMAAIYQSLGVKKGDRVLIYMPMIAQATFAILAATRIGAIHSVVFGGFASGSLATRIDDAKPVLIVSADAGMRGGKAVPYKHLLDEAIDLAEHKPAKVLMIDRGLDKEFNKVAGRDVDYATERAKFMDAKVPCEWLESSEPSYILYTSGTTGKPKGVQRDTGGYAVALASSMKHIYCGGEGETFFSTSDIGWVVGHSYIIYGPLIAGMATVMYEGTPLRPDAGIWWQIVEKYKVTVMFSAPTAARVLKKQDPAFMHKYDLSSLKHIFMAGEPLDQPTHEWFMTELQKPVIDNYWQTETGWPMLAALPGVENTPIKYGSPSFPVYGYNLQIFREDGSVCGANEKGIAAVIPPLPPGCLSTVWGQDDRFVSTYFTLFKEPLVYSSYDWAIKDDDGYFTILGRTDDVINVAGHRLGTREIEEAIQNHPAIAEVAVVGVEDKLKGQVPMAFAVVKDASKIATPELVKALEKEVFGTVDSILGAIGRPARVHFVTGLPKTRSGKMLRRSLQALAEGRDPGDLTTIDDPSTLEQIKNALAS, from the coding sequence ATGGCGACGTACAAGGAGTTTCACCAGTATTCCATTGAAAAACCGAACGAGTTCTGGACCGAACAGGCCCAACTCGTGGATTGGAAAGAGCCGTTCACCCAGGTGTGCGACTATTCCCGCCCGCCGTTTGCCAAATGGTTCGTCGGTGGCAAAACCAATCTGTGCTACAACGCGGTTGACCGTCACGCGGCCAAGCGTCCGGATGCCAATGCGCTGATTTTCGTATCGACCGAAACCGACGAAGAGAAGGTCTATTCCTTCGCCGAACTGCAGCGTGAAATTGAGCGCATGGCGGCGATCTACCAGAGTCTCGGCGTCAAGAAAGGCGACCGTGTCCTGATCTACATGCCGATGATCGCCCAGGCGACCTTCGCCATTCTCGCCGCAACCCGCATCGGCGCCATCCACTCGGTGGTCTTCGGTGGCTTTGCTTCCGGTTCGCTGGCTACCCGCATCGACGATGCCAAGCCAGTGCTGATCGTATCTGCCGACGCCGGCATGCGTGGCGGCAAGGCTGTGCCGTACAAGCATCTGCTCGATGAAGCCATCGATCTGGCCGAGCACAAGCCGGCCAAGGTGCTGATGATCGACCGTGGCCTGGACAAGGAATTCAACAAGGTTGCCGGACGCGATGTCGACTACGCCACCGAGCGCGCCAAGTTCATGGATGCCAAGGTGCCGTGCGAATGGCTGGAATCTTCTGAGCCGTCCTACATCCTTTACACCTCCGGGACGACTGGCAAGCCGAAGGGCGTGCAGCGCGATACCGGCGGTTACGCTGTGGCCCTGGCTTCTTCGATGAAGCACATCTACTGCGGTGGCGAGGGTGAAACCTTCTTCTCGACCTCCGATATCGGCTGGGTGGTCGGCCACTCGTACATCATCTACGGCCCGCTGATCGCCGGCATGGCCACCGTGATGTACGAAGGCACGCCGCTGCGTCCGGATGCCGGCATCTGGTGGCAGATCGTCGAGAAGTACAAGGTCACCGTGATGTTCTCGGCGCCGACGGCGGCTCGCGTGCTGAAGAAGCAGGACCCGGCCTTCATGCACAAGTACGACCTGTCGTCGCTCAAGCACATCTTCATGGCCGGCGAGCCGCTCGACCAGCCGACCCATGAGTGGTTCATGACCGAACTGCAGAAGCCGGTCATCGACAACTACTGGCAGACCGAAACGGGCTGGCCGATGCTGGCTGCCTTGCCGGGCGTCGAAAACACGCCGATCAAGTACGGTTCGCCGTCCTTCCCGGTCTACGGCTACAACCTGCAGATTTTCCGTGAAGACGGTTCGGTCTGCGGCGCCAATGAAAAGGGTATCGCCGCCGTCATCCCGCCGCTGCCGCCCGGCTGCCTGTCTACCGTCTGGGGACAGGATGACCGCTTTGTCAGCACCTACTTCACGCTGTTCAAGGAGCCGTTGGTTTATTCCTCCTACGACTGGGCGATCAAGGACGACGATGGTTACTTCACCATCCTCGGCCGTACCGACGACGTGATCAACGTCGCCGGTCACCGTTTGGGCACCCGTGAAATCGAGGAAGCCATCCAGAACCACCCGGCGATTGCCGAAGTGGCCGTGGTTGGCGTCGAAGACAAGCTCAAGGGCCAGGTGCCGATGGCTTTTGCCGTCGTCAAGGATGCTTCGAAGATTGCTACGCCCGAGCTGGTCAAGGCGCTGGAGAAGGAAGTGTTTGGTACGGTCGACAGCATTCTCGGTGCCATTGGTCGTCCGGCCCGCGTGCATTTCGTGACCGGTCTGCCCAAGACCCGTTCCGGCAAGATGCTGCGCCGCTCGCTGCAGGCGTTGGCCGAAGGCCGTGATCCGGGCGATCTGACGACCATCGACGATCCTTCGACGCTGGAGCAAATCAAGAACGCGCTGGCCAGCTAA
- a CDS encoding Fe(3+) ABC transporter substrate-binding protein gives MKLMPALIAAATLTVAYPAFAEEKILNLYSARHYQTDEALYANFTQQTGIKINRIEGKEDELLERIKNEGANSPADIFLTVDAARLAKAHELGLFAPVSSKLLESRIPAHLRTEDWFSFSTRARVIVYNKLSVKPEDVQNYADLANPKLKGKFCSRSGSHPYNLSLMASIIAHQGEAKAEELARGMVANFARAPKGGDTDQIKAVAAGECGVAISNTYYVARLLRSTKMEELKMMERVGIVWPDQGGNGAHINVSGGGMLKTAPHREAAVQFLEYLVSDQAQRYFADGNNEWPAVDSVKVANPALDAMGKFKADKLPVKNLAMHQTKAQIIFDRAGFK, from the coding sequence ATGAAGCTGATGCCCGCCCTGATCGCCGCCGCAACCCTCACCGTTGCCTACCCGGCGTTTGCCGAAGAAAAAATCCTCAATCTGTATTCCGCCCGCCATTACCAGACGGATGAGGCGCTCTATGCCAACTTCACACAACAGACCGGCATCAAGATCAACCGTATCGAAGGCAAGGAAGACGAGCTGCTTGAGCGGATCAAGAACGAAGGCGCCAACAGCCCGGCCGACATTTTCCTGACCGTCGATGCAGCCCGGCTGGCAAAAGCCCATGAACTTGGCCTGTTCGCTCCGGTTTCCTCGAAACTACTGGAATCGCGCATCCCGGCCCACTTGCGCACAGAGGACTGGTTTTCGTTTTCGACACGGGCACGCGTGATCGTTTACAACAAACTCTCGGTCAAGCCGGAAGATGTCCAGAACTATGCCGACCTGGCCAACCCTAAGCTGAAGGGCAAGTTCTGCTCGCGCTCCGGTTCGCACCCCTACAACCTGTCGCTGATGGCATCGATCATCGCCCACCAGGGCGAAGCGAAGGCTGAAGAACTGGCCCGCGGCATGGTGGCCAATTTCGCCCGTGCCCCCAAGGGTGGCGACACCGACCAGATCAAGGCGGTTGCCGCCGGCGAATGCGGCGTGGCCATTTCCAATACCTACTACGTGGCTCGCCTGCTCCGCTCGACCAAGATGGAAGAGCTCAAAATGATGGAACGGGTCGGCATCGTCTGGCCGGACCAGGGCGGAAATGGTGCCCACATCAATGTTTCCGGCGGCGGCATGCTGAAGACCGCACCGCACCGCGAGGCAGCCGTCCAGTTCCTCGAATACCTGGTCTCCGATCAGGCACAGCGCTATTTCGCCGATGGCAACAACGAATGGCCTGCGGTCGACAGCGTAAAAGTGGCGAATCCTGCACTGGATGCCATGGGCAAATTCAAGGCTGACAAATTGCCGGTCAAGAACCTCGCCATGCATCAGACCAAGGCCCAGATCATTTTCGACCGGGCCGGCTTCAAGTAA
- a CDS encoding ankyrin repeat domain-containing protein, which produces MTVKSFTKNKLINAIRAGSLSGVLTALDDGDDIEMPDMHGYSGLPLRTACFEGNLAIVRELLNRGANPNAITSDGPGAPLRLALRKGHQDIADLLLQKGAMPLEGVTPPPETPDVSLPDEVVTPPPSEIKPDNIVEFTPSDMPPPTAVAIDPPLPESKPGNLIEFSNSDTFPPTDDTEKPSDFGTDTSLLSMDLLFLDENENPDASPQVSDRR; this is translated from the coding sequence ATGACCGTCAAAAGCTTCACCAAGAATAAACTGATCAATGCCATCCGCGCCGGCAGCTTGAGTGGCGTACTTACTGCGCTGGACGATGGCGATGACATCGAGATGCCCGACATGCACGGCTACAGTGGCCTGCCACTGCGCACCGCCTGTTTTGAAGGCAATCTGGCCATTGTTCGCGAGTTGCTGAATCGTGGCGCCAATCCAAACGCTATCACTAGCGACGGACCGGGAGCGCCACTGCGGCTGGCCTTGAGAAAAGGGCACCAGGACATCGCTGATCTGCTGCTGCAAAAAGGTGCCATGCCACTCGAGGGTGTCACGCCCCCCCCTGAGACTCCGGATGTTTCCTTGCCCGACGAAGTCGTCACGCCGCCACCTTCCGAAATCAAGCCGGACAACATCGTCGAATTCACCCCCTCCGACATGCCTCCGCCGACCGCAGTAGCCATTGATCCGCCGCTACCTGAAAGCAAACCGGGCAACCTCATCGAATTTTCAAATTCCGATACGTTTCCCCCGACCGACGACACCGAGAAGCCAAGTGACTTCGGAACCGATACCAGTCTACTAAGCATGGACTTGCTTTTCCTGGACGAAAACGAGAACCCGGACGCTTCGCCACAGGTTTCCGACAGGCGCTAG
- a CDS encoding GGDEF domain-containing response regulator — MAELPRILVVDDSRVVRISLIQHLKGQYEVREEGDGEAAWQTLVLDHSIRAVISDLQMPKLNGYELLERVRTSKLRRLQQLPFILVSGEETEEERAKAKAMGVSDFVTKGAGCTEVLTRLNNLLVLTDAQEHLDAGREQMVQDPVSGLFTRKYLELQAAQAMSHANRHGVEVSVMVLGFDGFAGMGERLGVQVAEEVGNRFARMLAGKMRQEDSLGHFGAGQFAVVSPGTAPAFCATFAERVREAVEVARLSVQGQTVALTVSIGLASVPTDLVTSAGALLDLAGERMHAAMRAGGNRTESGGVTPASRPISIHHALELLAANRLSPVIPHLPSLAERLLPLMSLMNRELGLSLPVAEIERVLSERKSQKN, encoded by the coding sequence GTGGCCGAGTTGCCGCGCATTCTGGTGGTTGATGACTCACGGGTGGTCAGGATATCGCTCATCCAGCATTTGAAGGGCCAATACGAAGTGCGCGAGGAGGGCGACGGCGAGGCGGCGTGGCAGACCTTGGTGCTCGATCACTCCATTCGCGCCGTGATTTCCGATCTCCAGATGCCGAAGCTGAATGGTTACGAGTTGCTGGAGCGCGTGCGCACTTCGAAACTGCGGCGTCTGCAACAGCTGCCGTTCATTCTGGTTTCCGGTGAAGAAACCGAGGAGGAGCGGGCCAAGGCCAAGGCGATGGGTGTTTCCGATTTTGTTACGAAGGGCGCGGGATGCACGGAGGTGTTGACCCGTCTCAATAACTTGCTGGTCCTGACCGACGCCCAGGAACACCTTGATGCCGGCCGCGAGCAGATGGTCCAGGATCCGGTCAGCGGTTTGTTTACCCGAAAATATCTGGAGTTGCAGGCGGCTCAGGCGATGTCGCATGCCAACCGGCATGGCGTTGAGGTCAGCGTGATGGTCCTTGGTTTCGACGGTTTCGCTGGTATGGGTGAGCGGCTCGGGGTGCAGGTTGCCGAGGAGGTTGGCAATCGCTTTGCCAGGATGCTGGCGGGCAAGATGCGCCAGGAAGATAGTCTCGGCCATTTTGGCGCCGGGCAGTTTGCGGTTGTTTCGCCGGGAACGGCGCCGGCTTTTTGCGCGACTTTTGCCGAGCGCGTGCGCGAGGCTGTCGAGGTGGCGCGTTTGTCGGTCCAAGGCCAGACCGTGGCCTTGACGGTCAGTATTGGCTTGGCCAGTGTGCCAACGGATTTGGTGACTTCGGCCGGGGCGTTGCTCGACCTGGCTGGTGAGCGCATGCATGCTGCCATGCGGGCGGGTGGAAACAGGACCGAGTCGGGCGGTGTGACGCCTGCTTCCCGGCCGATCTCCATCCACCATGCGCTGGAATTGCTGGCCGCCAATCGCTTGTCGCCGGTGATCCCGCACTTGCCTTCGCTGGCTGAGCGCTTGTTGCCATTGATGAGTTTGATGAATCGGGAATTGGGATTGTCTTTGCCGGTGGCAGAGATCGAACGTGTTTTGAGTGAACGGAAATCTCAAAAGAACTAG
- a CDS encoding C40 family peptidase: MHKVLVSLLLASSLLLGGIGAPSAAESIRKPDEQQSFFERYTNAAQDVILQGLKLVGVRYRWGGNDESSGLDCSGFVRLVFKDSIGASLPRTAREMSEVGQQVDANQLKPGDLVFFNTMRRTFSHVGIYLGDNHFLHAPRTGAEVRVENMDSSYWMARYNGARRILEGN, translated from the coding sequence ATGCATAAAGTACTGGTTTCGCTACTGCTTGCTTCCTCGCTGCTCCTCGGCGGGATCGGTGCGCCTTCGGCTGCAGAGTCAATTCGCAAACCCGATGAGCAACAGTCGTTTTTTGAACGTTACACCAACGCCGCTCAGGATGTCATCCTGCAAGGCTTGAAGCTGGTTGGCGTGCGCTATCGCTGGGGTGGCAATGACGAAAGCAGCGGCCTCGATTGCAGCGGTTTCGTCCGCCTCGTCTTCAAGGACAGCATCGGTGCCAGCCTGCCACGGACGGCACGCGAAATGAGCGAAGTTGGCCAGCAGGTCGACGCCAACCAGTTGAAACCGGGCGATCTGGTATTTTTCAACACCATGCGCCGTACTTTTTCGCACGTCGGCATTTATCTTGGCGACAACCACTTCCTGCACGCCCCCCGCACCGGCGCCGAAGTCCGCGTCGAGAACATGGATAGCAGCTACTGGATGGCCCGCTACAACGGGGCGCGACGAATACTCGAAGGCAATTAA
- a CDS encoding oxidoreductase, translating to MDSFKALLIEECDGKVSSGFVQMDESQLDAGTVTIKVAYSSINYKDALAVTGAGKIIRRFPCVGGIDLSGTVIESADARFKPGDQVIATSFDIGVAHHGGYAEIARVPGDWVVPLPSGLSLYDAMVLGTAGFTAALAIVRMEENGLRPSKGPVIVTGATGGVGSLAVDMLARIGYHVVALTGKESEADYLRGLGAAEVMLRQSLDLSKIRPLDRSRWAGAVDNLGGDVLAWIASTMEQGGTIASIGLAASMSLNTTVAPFILRGVSLLGVDSGYIREPYRSGVWQRLASDLRPPHLATMSRRIPFDDLPATFGEYIAGRAKGRVVVEIGGG from the coding sequence ATGGATTCCTTCAAGGCACTGCTGATTGAAGAATGCGATGGCAAGGTAAGCAGTGGATTCGTTCAGATGGACGAAAGCCAGCTTGATGCCGGAACTGTCACGATCAAGGTTGCCTATTCAAGTATCAATTACAAGGATGCGCTGGCGGTAACGGGCGCTGGCAAGATCATTCGGCGTTTTCCCTGCGTCGGTGGCATCGATCTGTCCGGGACGGTCATCGAGAGCGCCGATGCGCGCTTCAAGCCGGGCGATCAGGTGATCGCTACCAGTTTTGATATCGGTGTTGCGCACCACGGTGGTTATGCCGAAATTGCCCGGGTGCCGGGCGACTGGGTGGTGCCCTTGCCGAGCGGCCTGTCACTTTATGATGCGATGGTGCTGGGCACTGCCGGGTTTACCGCGGCGCTTGCCATTGTTCGCATGGAAGAAAACGGTTTGCGCCCGAGCAAGGGGCCAGTCATCGTTACTGGCGCCACCGGTGGCGTCGGTAGCTTGGCCGTCGATATGCTGGCCAGGATTGGTTATCACGTGGTGGCGCTGACCGGCAAGGAGAGCGAAGCGGATTATTTGCGCGGCCTGGGGGCTGCCGAAGTTATGCTGCGCCAGAGTCTCGATCTGTCGAAGATCAGGCCGCTGGACCGGTCGCGTTGGGCGGGGGCGGTGGACAATCTCGGGGGAGATGTCCTGGCCTGGATTGCCAGCACCATGGAGCAGGGCGGCACCATTGCCAGCATCGGGCTGGCGGCCAGCATGTCGCTGAATACGACGGTGGCGCCTTTTATCCTGCGCGGCGTTTCCCTGCTCGGTGTTGATTCGGGTTACATCCGGGAGCCGTATCGGAGCGGGGTCTGGCAACGACTGGCCAGTGATTTGCGTCCGCCGCATCTGGCTACCATGTCGCGCCGGATTCCGTTTGACGATCTGCCGGCCACTTTCGGCGAATACATTGCCGGACGAGCCAAGGGGCGAGTCGTGGTGGAAATTGGCGGAGGCTGA
- a CDS encoding ABC transporter permease: MRTAHYSPLLTVGIVVALLAGLPVASVGLNLFVGGTSATWSHLADTVLSEYIANSLWLCLGVGCGVGIVGVATAWLTAMHEFPGRRFFEWAMVLPLAVPAYVMAYVYTDFLQFVGPVQTFLRDTFGWEHGDYWFPDIRTLPGAMLMFVSVLYPYVYLLARTAFLERASGMLEAARTLGMGPWRGFFAVSLPLARPAIVAGIALALMETLADYGTVAYFAVNTFTTGIYRAWFSLGDRVAAAQLAAMLLAFVLFLLMAERTSRGRARYHNTTGRNRPMAGAHLRGPAAWLATLACAIPLLLGFILPAILLLKMALTEGDAQFGERFLMLARNSFVLAGVTAAIAVLLALLMGYGARLAKTTFANGLNRLVGLGYAVPGAVIAVGVLIPVTRLDNWLAGQWELWFGHNPGLLLTGGIAALIYAYLVRFLAVALHTVESSLAKITPNMDDAARSLGLGQGETLRRVHVPMLRGSLLTAGLLVFVDVMKELPATLVMRPFNFDTLATQAYTLASDERLAEASTAALAIVAVGLLPLIALSRQITAARRR; the protein is encoded by the coding sequence ATGCGCACCGCCCATTATTCCCCCCTGCTGACGGTCGGAATCGTCGTCGCCCTGCTCGCTGGATTGCCGGTGGCCAGCGTCGGCCTCAATCTCTTTGTTGGCGGCACCAGCGCTACCTGGTCGCATCTAGCCGACACCGTACTTTCCGAATACATCGCCAATTCGTTGTGGCTGTGCCTCGGCGTCGGTTGCGGCGTTGGCATCGTTGGCGTGGCGACGGCCTGGCTGACGGCCATGCACGAATTCCCCGGCCGGCGTTTCTTCGAATGGGCCATGGTCCTGCCACTGGCCGTTCCAGCCTATGTCATGGCCTACGTCTACACCGATTTCCTGCAGTTCGTCGGCCCGGTGCAAACCTTTCTGCGCGACACCTTCGGCTGGGAACACGGTGACTACTGGTTCCCGGACATTCGCACCTTGCCCGGCGCCATGCTGATGTTCGTCAGCGTGCTTTATCCCTACGTTTACCTGCTCGCCCGCACCGCCTTTCTCGAACGCGCCAGCGGCATGCTGGAAGCTGCGCGAACGCTGGGCATGGGGCCATGGCGGGGCTTCTTCGCCGTATCCCTGCCGCTGGCCCGGCCGGCCATCGTCGCCGGCATCGCCTTGGCGCTCATGGAAACGCTGGCCGACTACGGTACTGTCGCCTATTTCGCGGTCAATACTTTTACTACCGGCATTTACCGCGCCTGGTTTTCGCTCGGCGACCGTGTCGCTGCCGCCCAACTGGCCGCCATGCTGCTCGCCTTCGTACTTTTCCTGCTCATGGCCGAGCGGACCTCGCGCGGCCGGGCCCGTTATCACAACACGACCGGCCGCAACCGGCCGATGGCTGGTGCCCACTTGCGCGGCCCGGCCGCCTGGCTGGCGACACTGGCCTGTGCCATCCCCTTGTTGCTCGGCTTCATTCTGCCGGCGATATTGCTCCTCAAAATGGCCCTGACCGAAGGTGATGCCCAGTTCGGCGAACGTTTCCTGATGCTCGCCCGTAACAGTTTCGTGCTGGCCGGCGTGACCGCCGCCATCGCTGTCCTGCTCGCCCTGCTCATGGGCTATGGTGCCCGCCTGGCGAAAACGACCTTCGCCAATGGCTTGAACCGCCTCGTCGGTCTGGGCTACGCCGTGCCGGGGGCGGTAATCGCCGTTGGCGTGCTGATTCCGGTGACGCGTCTCGATAACTGGCTGGCCGGCCAATGGGAGCTGTGGTTTGGCCATAACCCCGGCCTGTTGCTGACTGGCGGCATCGCCGCGCTGATCTACGCCTATCTCGTGCGTTTCCTCGCCGTGGCCCTGCACACGGTTGAATCCAGCCTGGCCAAGATCACTCCGAACATGGACGACGCAGCGCGCAGCCTGGGCCTGGGGCAGGGCGAAACCCTGCGCCGGGTACATGTGCCGATGCTGCGCGGCAGTCTGCTGACGGCTGGTTTGCTGGTTTTCGTCGATGTGATGAAGGAGTTGCCGGCCACTCTGGTCATGCGGCCTTTCAATTTCGATACGCTGGCCACGCAGGCCTACACGCTGGCCTCGGATGAACGGCTGGCCGAGGCATCGACTGCCGCCTTGGCCATCGTCGCGGTGGGCTTGTTGCCGCTGATCGCCCTGTCGCGGCAGATTACGGCAGCGCGCCGGCGCTAG
- a CDS encoding ABC transporter ATP-binding protein produces the protein MAQLELNGVVQRYGNHTVVDGVNFQLEAGSIACLLGPSGCGKTTLLRCIAGFEDIAGGEIRLHGKVVSRAGQRVSPEKRRIGMVFQDYALFPHLSIEANVAFGLGRNPGEDAHLRVRQLLATVGLHGQGSKFPHELSGGQQQRVALARALAPRPELILLDEPFSNLDVGLRERLSAEVREILKREGSTAVMVTHDQHEAFAMADEIGIMYEGRIQQWDVPYNLYHRPANRFVADFIGQGVLVTGTVGDNNSVRMELGTLISDTPVECNETCAACDNGCKVDVLLRPDDIVHDDTSAVQAEVLNKAFRGADILYTLRLASGTQVLSLVPSHHNHALGEKIGIRLDADHVIAFMKHEECDDPACEIKLEQQAKPITWLANSSAS, from the coding sequence ATGGCCCAACTTGAACTAAATGGCGTCGTCCAGCGTTACGGCAACCACACCGTCGTCGACGGCGTTAACTTCCAGCTCGAAGCCGGCAGCATCGCCTGCCTGCTTGGTCCCTCCGGTTGCGGCAAGACGACCTTGCTGCGCTGTATTGCCGGTTTCGAGGACATCGCCGGCGGCGAAATCCGCTTGCACGGCAAAGTTGTCAGCCGAGCCGGTCAGCGCGTTTCGCCCGAGAAGCGGCGGATCGGCATGGTTTTTCAGGATTACGCGCTGTTTCCCCACCTTTCGATCGAAGCGAATGTTGCCTTCGGCCTTGGTCGCAACCCGGGCGAGGACGCCCATCTACGCGTCCGCCAGTTGCTGGCGACGGTCGGCCTGCACGGTCAGGGCAGCAAGTTTCCGCATGAGCTTTCCGGCGGCCAGCAGCAGCGCGTGGCGCTGGCCCGCGCCCTGGCGCCGCGGCCGGAACTGATCCTCCTCGACGAGCCGTTTTCCAACCTCGATGTCGGCCTGCGCGAGCGGCTGTCGGCCGAGGTGCGCGAAATTCTCAAGCGCGAGGGGTCGACGGCGGTCATGGTCACGCACGACCAGCACGAAGCCTTCGCCATGGCCGACGAGATCGGCATCATGTACGAAGGCCGCATCCAGCAGTGGGATGTGCCGTACAACCTTTACCACCGCCCGGCCAATCGTTTCGTTGCCGACTTTATCGGTCAGGGCGTGCTGGTTACCGGCACGGTCGGCGACAACAACAGCGTGCGCATGGAACTGGGCACGCTGATTTCCGACACGCCGGTCGAGTGCAACGAAACCTGCGCCGCCTGCGACAACGGTTGCAAGGTCGACGTACTGTTGCGACCCGATGACATCGTGCATGACGACACCAGTGCCGTCCAGGCCGAGGTTCTGAACAAGGCTTTCCGTGGCGCCGACATCCTGTACACGCTGCGCCTGGCCAGCGGCACGCAGGTCTTGTCGCTGGTTCCATCGCACCACAATCATGCGCTCGGCGAGAAAATTGGCATCCGGCTCGATGCCGACCACGTCATCGCCTTCATGAAGCATGAGGAATGCGACGATCCGGCCTGCGAAATCAAGCTCGAACAACAGGCCAAGCCGATCACCTGGCTGGCCAATAGCAGTGCCAGCTAG
- the aat gene encoding leucyl/phenylalanyl-tRNA--protein transferase, protein MIPFLGPHDLFPPVDMAREEMGGLLAVGGGLQPDRLLAAYRQGIFPWGTVDGLPLWYSPDPRMVLFPEEFRLTRSLRKTLRAGKFAVRFDTDFAGVMAACATTPRDGQDGTWITPEMKEAYVRLHELGWAHSVESYEGDTLVGGLYGLAIGRMFYGESMFSRRTDASKVAFAHLVRYLVSNQLGMIDCQMHTDHLASLGAREIPRDAFLTRLSALTAAASSRAHWSTDQLDLAW, encoded by the coding sequence ATGATCCCGTTTCTCGGCCCGCACGACCTTTTTCCGCCGGTCGACATGGCCCGGGAAGAAATGGGCGGCCTGCTTGCCGTCGGCGGCGGCCTGCAGCCCGACCGCCTGCTAGCCGCCTACCGGCAAGGCATTTTCCCGTGGGGAACGGTCGATGGCCTGCCGCTGTGGTACTCGCCCGATCCGCGCATGGTGCTTTTTCCCGAAGAATTCCGGCTGACCCGCTCGCTGCGGAAAACCCTGCGCGCCGGGAAATTCGCGGTCCGCTTCGACACCGATTTTGCCGGCGTCATGGCTGCCTGCGCCACAACGCCGCGCGACGGCCAGGATGGCACCTGGATCACGCCGGAAATGAAGGAAGCCTACGTCCGCCTGCATGAACTCGGCTGGGCGCATTCGGTCGAAAGTTACGAGGGAGACACGCTGGTCGGTGGCCTGTACGGGCTGGCCATTGGTCGGATGTTCTACGGCGAATCGATGTTCTCCCGGCGGACTGACGCATCGAAGGTCGCTTTCGCCCACCTCGTGCGTTATCTTGTGAGCAACCAACTGGGCATGATCGACTGTCAGATGCATACCGACCACCTCGCCTCGCTCGGCGCCCGCGAAATTCCGCGCGACGCCTTTTTGACCCGATTGTCGGCGTTGACCGCAGCTGCCTCGTCGCGCGCCCACTGGTCGACCGACCAACTCGATCTCGCGTGGTAA